Sequence from the Catenuloplanes indicus genome:
GACGAGGGTGAGGGCGAGGGCTGCCATCACGGCGGCGATGAGGCCGTCGACGATGCGCCAGGCCGCGGGGCGGGCCAGGAGCGGGGCGAGGTGGTGGGCGCCGAAGCCGAGGGTGGTGAACCAGACCGCGCTGGCGGTGGCGGCGCCGAGGCCGAAAAGCCACTGGCTCGGGTCCTGGTGGGCGATCGCGCCGAGCAGGACGACGGTGTCCAGGTAGACGTGCGGATTGAGGAACGTGAACGCGAGGCAGGTCAGCAGCGTGGCGCGGAGCGTGGCCGGCGGGTGGTCGAGCGGGTTGAGCGTGCCGGGCCGCAGTGCGCGCCGGGCGGCCAGCGCGGCGTAGGTGAGCAGGAAGGCGGCGCCGCCCCAGCGAATCACGACGAGCGCGGCGGGGGCCTGGTTGAGCAGCGCACCCAGGCCGGCGATACCGGCGGTGATCAGCATGGCGTCGGAGGCGGCGCAGACCGCGACGACCGCGAGGACGTGCTCGCGGCGGAGGCCCTGGCGGAGCACGAACGCGTTCTGGGCGCCGATGGCGACGATCAGCGTGAGCGAGAAGCCGAAGCCGGCCAGCAGTGATGCCATGGGCAGAAGTGTGCGGTCACGGCTGTCTACAGGAAAGCTAAAGATTCTGCAGCACCGTTAGGATCGCTTAATGGCGCTGGACCCGGTGCAGCTGGCGACGTTCCACGCGGTGATCGCGCACGGCAGCTTCGACGCGGCCGCGCGGGCGCTGCATGTCACGCCGTCCGCGGTGAGTCAGCGGATCAAGGCTTTGGAACAGGTGGTCGGCCAGGTGCTGGTGCGGCGGGCGCGGCCGTGCGAGCCGACCGCGGCGGGGGCTTCGCTGGTGCGGCTGGGCGGGCAGATCGCGCTGCTGGAGCGGGAGGCGCTGGACGCGGCGCGCGGCGCGCTGACCGGCCGGGCGCGGGTGGCGGTGGTGGTGAACGCGGACTCGCTGGCGTCCTGGTTCCTGCCGGCGCTGGCGGACGTACCCGATGCGGTCTTCGATCTCCACACGGACGACGAGGGGCACACGGCCGACCTGCTGCGCGCCGGGACCGTGATGGCCGCGGTGACCACGGAGCACACGCCGGTGCAGGGTTGCCGGGTGCTGCCGCTCGGCGTCATGCGGTACCTGCCGGTCGCGGCGCCCGCGGTGCACGCGGCCTGGTTCGCCGGGCGTGCGCTGGCGGACGCGCTGCCGGACGCGCCGATGGTCCGGTTCAACCGGAAGGACGTGCTGCAACATCGTTTCGCGCGGGAGGTGACCGGGCGCGATCTGGATCCGCCCGCGCACTGCGTGCCGGCGTCGTCCGCGTTCGACGCCGCGGTCCGGCTCGGGCTCGGCTGGGGGTTGCTGCCGGAGCACACCGCGGGCACGGCCGACCTGGTCAATCTCGCGCCGGGCCGGTACATGGACGTGCCGCTCTACTGGCAGTACTGGCGGCTGGAGTCGACCGTGCTCGCGGCGCTGACCACGGCCGTCCGGGCCGCCGCCGCCACCGCGCTGCGCTGAAAGCCACAGCTCAGCGCCGCGCTGAAACCCGGGTTATTCCCGGATGAACCCTACCCTCACTCTCTGAGACGGTCGAGGTGCACATCGGTGACTCCGCCCTGATCCGACGGGGCGACCGACGGACGGAGGCACGACCCCGTGCGACATCACAGCAAGCTGATCAGTACCGCGCTCGCCGCGCTCCTGCTCACCGCGGCCTGCGCGACGGCGAACGACGACGGTGGCGAACCGGCCGCCGCACCGGCCGCGAGCGGCGGTCACGGCCATGAGTACCAGGCACCGCCGCCCGCGGCACCGCTGCGCGACGGCGAGCGCTTCCAGGAGCTGACCATGGCCCGGCCGTACACGCCGCAGGCCCCGGACGGCGCCACCGACGAGTACCGCTGCTTCATGATCGATCCGGGCCTGACCGAGGCCGCGTTCCTGACCGGCAGCCAGTTCCTGCCGCAGAACCACGAGATCGTCCATCACGCGATCTTCTTCCGGATGGAACCCGGCCAGGTCGCGGCGGCGGAGAAGCTGGACGCGTCCGAGGACGGCGACGGCTGGCGCTGTTTCGGCAACGCGGGCGTCGGCGACGCGGCCTGGGTCGCGCACTGGGCGCCGGGCGCGGACGAGGTGCTGCTGGACGACACGCTCGGCTACCCGATGCCGCCCGGCAGCCGCCTGGTCATGCAGGTCCACTACAACCTGCTCGCGGCGAGGACCGCGGCGAGCGGCACCGACCAGTCCAGCATCCGGCTGCGGCTGTCCGGCGCGGACCTGACACCGCTGGACACCGCGCTGCTGACCGCGCCGATCGAGCTGCCGTGCGCGCCGGGTGAGTCCGGGCCGCTGTGCGACCGGGCGGCCGCGGTCGCGGACGTGACGAAGCGCTTCGGCGCCGAGGCCGGGCAGACGGTCGAGCGGCTGAACGCGGGCTGCAACGGTGGTCAGGCGCCGCGGCAGGGCACGTCGCAGAGCTGCACGGTGCCGGTGCCGCGGCCGATGACCGTGCACGCGGTCGCCGGGCACATGCACCTGCTGGGCCGCGCGATCTCGGTCGAGCTGAACGCGGGCACGCCGCAGGCGAAGAAACTGCTGGACATCCCGGCGTACGACTTCGACGACCAGGCGATCCGCCCGCTGGACGCGCCGGTCCAGCTCAAGCCGGGCGACTCGCTCACGGTCAGCTGCACGCACGACGCCGGGCTCCGCCGCCAGCTGCCGGCACTGCAGGACCTGCCGCCGCGGTACGTGGTGTGGGGCGAGGGCACCAGCGACGAGATGTGCCTCGGCATCCTGGTGGTGTCCGGCTCCTAACG
This genomic interval carries:
- a CDS encoding LysE/ArgO family amino acid transporter, which translates into the protein MASLLAGFGFSLTLIVAIGAQNAFVLRQGLRREHVLAVVAVCAASDAMLITAGIAGLGALLNQAPAALVVIRWGGAAFLLTYAALAARRALRPGTLNPLDHPPATLRATLLTCLAFTFLNPHVYLDTVVLLGAIAHQDPSQWLFGLGAATASAVWFTTLGFGAHHLAPLLARPAAWRIVDGLIAAVMAALALTLVLA
- a CDS encoding LysR family transcriptional regulator ArgP, which encodes MALDPVQLATFHAVIAHGSFDAAARALHVTPSAVSQRIKALEQVVGQVLVRRARPCEPTAAGASLVRLGGQIALLEREALDAARGALTGRARVAVVVNADSLASWFLPALADVPDAVFDLHTDDEGHTADLLRAGTVMAAVTTEHTPVQGCRVLPLGVMRYLPVAAPAVHAAWFAGRALADALPDAPMVRFNRKDVLQHRFAREVTGRDLDPPAHCVPASSAFDAAVRLGLGWGLLPEHTAGTADLVNLAPGRYMDVPLYWQYWRLESTVLAALTTAVRAAAATALR
- a CDS encoding monooxygenase yields the protein MRHHSKLISTALAALLLTAACATANDDGGEPAAAPAASGGHGHEYQAPPPAAPLRDGERFQELTMARPYTPQAPDGATDEYRCFMIDPGLTEAAFLTGSQFLPQNHEIVHHAIFFRMEPGQVAAAEKLDASEDGDGWRCFGNAGVGDAAWVAHWAPGADEVLLDDTLGYPMPPGSRLVMQVHYNLLAARTAASGTDQSSIRLRLSGADLTPLDTALLTAPIELPCAPGESGPLCDRAAAVADVTKRFGAEAGQTVERLNAGCNGGQAPRQGTSQSCTVPVPRPMTVHAVAGHMHLLGRAISVELNAGTPQAKKLLDIPAYDFDDQAIRPLDAPVQLKPGDSLTVSCTHDAGLRRQLPALQDLPPRYVVWGEGTSDEMCLGILVVSGS